The Juglans regia cultivar Chandler chromosome 6, Walnut 2.0, whole genome shotgun sequence genome contains the following window.
CGCCTGCCAAGACTCAGTCCATTCCCTACTTTTCACGTGTAAAAGTTTACATGCATGCAGTAATTCCTCACGTCCCCACTTATCCCAAGTATTTGGGATTCGGTTTATGGCTCCTCTCCGAACGTTGGGGTCTATCAAAAGATGCTTGATATCAAACATGTTCTTAAGCAATCCCCAAGAGAGGAAGTACTAATCATGAAAAacgggaaaaaaagaaaaaagaaaaaagaaaaatgggggaGCAAGTCCATAAAGAATCAAAGATCTAGCTAATGACTTTCTGACAACTAACACTGAGATCTCTTATGCTTAGGCATCAAAGAAACATTAATTTTTGCGTGTTTCAAAGAGTCTCGTAGCAAAATAATAGCTTGGAAAACTTCTGGAAAAATAAGCGACATGCACATGAACTGCATACCGGATTGAAGGTGGTGCTGTTAATGGTAAGATAAGAGATCTCATCGACTTTAGGCCTGAATAGAGCAAGTTGAGCACCATTATtgcctgagagagagagacgcagATCGCAAGGAGAAAGTTGAGTCTGATTGAAGAAGAAGGAATCTCTGGTTGAAAATGCAAGACCAAAGGTAAAACCGTcgaatttttgaacttttgcatCAGCACATGGACTGAAAACATTGTTTGTATCAGCTCCTTCTACTACaaacatcatcatgatcatcgtCAATATTGCAACCATCACCTGTGTTACCAATGCGATTGACCTCATGTTAGGTGTCCCACCTTCACACATCTTCACCCAAGGAAAGAAAACTCGCTTACATTTATGCAATTTCTAAGCAATGAACAGAACTGCAGGACTTTGCAGGAGATGAAAACAAGGCTAATGGCAGCAATTATGTATACCATTTGCATCCTCATAAACAAATTGATATGTGCAATGATGCCTATAGGTCAacagaaaaaaatgatatagcATATGATCAAAACTTGCAATCCAATGAAACAAAAACGAACACAAGGCAAGCGACAAAACCCACTTTCAGAAACGCATGCACAATAATTTTGACCCAAGAACAAACCAAAACTCGGAGACAAAGGAGCCTTCTAAATCGCAAATAATCTCCTGAATTAACCTTCTTTCACAGCTCAACAAGTTACCTTGTAGCCAGTTTCTATGGCTTCTATGTGAATTTTCACCAACGATTCTGCGATTAAATGTAAAAAGTAGGAGATTTTAAAGGACcccaagatgaaaaaaataatgttttaaggTTTAGTACAATATATTTGGGTGCTCTTGTTTTCATATCCCTTGGAACTATTCAATGAAACAAGCGCAAGATGCGCGAGACCGTTGCATCGACAGCCAGTTGGATCTTATCCCTCGACGGTTATGGAAGTTGGTGTTTCACATTTGACAAGATTTTCTTTCTGGATATCATTACAGGTGCCCTTTAGTAGGAAGAttgaaagttatatattttgcCTTTCCTCATCCTTCCATCATACTGTATTGATATGTTATTGATAGATGTCAAGACAAAGTAGTGAGGTCTCATACATAACATTTTCcgttgagaaaaaataataatattgtttctcACTTCAGTtcgtaaaatttattttctcagTTCTATTCATTTGCACTACTTCAACTTAGGACTTCCCATATACTTCTTATAGAATTATCCTTTGTCCACATGATTACCATATACACATCCGACACGAATGAGTGATAAACATATGCatggattaatatatatgtttaggtCATACCAATTCATTTGCAATAAGGTTTGGCCAAATTATACAAATACACAAAGTGCATAATGTACTTACAAACAACAAGCACCAgatgtgaaatattttcccACCATCTAATGTCATGCTTTAAGCAAATTTgccatttgaattatattatctatatttttttgtaaattctttGTCATGAAAGGCAaaggtttttttgaatttacaaattttttgctttattaaaaagaaaacaaaatttatattgtaataataaagcTCAAAACATTTAGGACATTCTTcatttccaaaaaaagaaaatataatttaaaacatttctTGTGAAACAATGCAAAACTATCATAagatgtgttttaatttttttttatatctacgAAGCATCCTTATTGGAAAAACAATTGATTAAAAACAATtcccaaattattttattcaaatcttttttatttatcttttttttttttttttgcaagggAGGAGGAATGTTCTCAGTATTTTGAAATTGTTGTTATAATAAGTTTTCTTGTTGCtgaaaaatgtaataaatatgcCAAATTGTAAATAGTTTTCCTAAGTGACAAGGAATTTTGTAATGCATATGCCAATTGATAATTGAAATAGTTGTGGACTTTAATTTATTCAAACCCAACACGTCCAATGTTCTTAATGTAagtattttagaaatattttagtctttttgcATTACTTAATTTATTACTGAGAAGTTTCTTAATGGCACAAAATCGCAATCAtaatggaaaaaacaaaaaactcacATTTTCGGCTGGTGTTTTTCTTAAACTTGAATTCAACTTGTGCTAAACAAGTTTGCCAAAATTAGCAATATGATGAATGTGAATCCGTCTATGTTGAATTTTTAActaatatttctctttcttgaTCTGTGTaaacatgtaattattatagTACACTTAACTATTGTTATCCAAAAATATTTGCtagaatttagatttttttcactatgcattaaattttttattaagatcaattttttttttaaatactattttttcctaaaataaccAATTCACCCAAATAGACAAATATGCTTTGCACGTTGCTCCTGTCCtagtataattaaatatataaaagtgaatCCCGTTattaaaaagtgatttttttttatctaagagtaatactagatattattttaggatGTACAAATCTTacgtatttttttttgaaaaaagtaaaatttattatttaaaaaataatttttcatatagatcatatGTTTATACACTTTTTTCAATGGAAGTGAGCAGAATTtgcatgatatttataattttaagtatataaaTCTCGTTTAATACTCAATTTGAAAAAcgttaataaaatttaaaatttaattaaaacccaaatttttttaaaagaaaaagagtacaTAGAATTTACAAATCCTAAAAATAGTGAAAAGCATTGAAATGCTCTCGGACTGTAGCTGGAAGTCGCAGCAcatcacatgtttttttttttttttttcactcattaAGTGTGCAGCTATTGCTGTATACAGTAgactaatatttatattctcTCTTCTCAAACAAGTGGGAAACTTTCAACtctataaatgattttattcccGTCGAAAGCtgcttcttaattaattaccttTCTTTCGCACAGGCACcagtttcctttcatttcatataattttcgGGAAACGAGACGTCGTTCCTTATGGCTGAGCAAGTAGATAAGACGATCGAGTTTCTTCAATGGGGAGCATTACCAACGGAGACGACGAGGCTCTGATCCATTCACTCTTCTCAGAATCGTCAATAATAGATGGGGCAGAAAATCGAGATGCTAAAGAACTTGCATCAAGGTTCTGGGTCGAATCAAAGAATCTTTGGCACATTGTCGGCCCAGCCATCTTCAGCCGTGTCGTAAACTACTCCACGAACGTCATCAGTCAAGCTTTTGGTGGCCACCTCGGCGTCGCGGAACTCGCTGCCATTTCCATCGCCATAAATGTCATCCTCGGCTTCAGTTTCGGCCTCCTGGTAAATTCCAGTACTCTGTTCTTGTTGGAATCATCTCTTTTGTATTTGAACAAATATTCTGAGAGCTGGAAATGCAGTTAGGGATGGCGAGCGCATTGGAGACACTGTGTGGTCAGGCTTTTGGGGCAAAGAGGTACGACATGTTGGGCATATACATGCAAAGGGCATGGATTGTGCTCTTCCTCTGCTGCATTCTACTCTTGCCCATTTACATTTTTGCCGCTCCGATTCTGAAACTCTTAGGACAGTCCGACGAAGTTGCAGAGTTGTCGGAGTTGGTGGCTCTCTGGCTCTTATCGTTGCTCTTCGGCTTTGGGTTTCTGTTCCCAGTGCAGCGGTTCTTGCAGTCCCAGCTCAAGACCTTTGTGATTGCTTGGGCGTCTTTGGCAGCTTTAATAGTTAATCTATTGAGTACATGGCTCGTCATTTATGTGTGGGATTTGGGGGTTGTTGGTATTATTGTTGCTTTGGACATCTCTTGGTGGGTTTCTGTCCTCGCATTGTATGGATACGCCATGTTTGGTGGATGTCCTGAAACTTGGACTGGATTCTCTTTTCAAGCCTTTTCGAGTCTCTGGGAATTCATCAAACTCTCTGTTTCTTCGGGAGTCATGCTCTGGTACTTTTTCTCTTGAGCTTTCTGCattgatgattttgttaaatccaatatttgtaaagaaagtccagtttccttcttctcctcctccattAATGCTGTTTTTAGTGATGATAGTTCTGATTACCTTGTCTTTTGCTGGTGATGAATACAGCTTAGAGAACTTGAAGAATGCCACTCTTGCCGTGGATGCCTTGTCAATCTGGTAGTAGATTTCCCCTTTCCCCTGTTTCCTGCTGTTTGGTTCAAGTCAAGATTAATATGCTGttgtaaaacaagaaaaatacaagtttatggaACAATTGCACTTTGATTAATGTCCACTGCTTATGATTTTCTTGATAATTTAATTCGTCTCTTGCAGCATGAGCATCAATGGGTGGAAGCTGATGATCCCTTTGAGTTTTTTCGCTGGTACCGGGTACCCATTTGTCACCCTCCTCCCCTTTTCCCACTTTCTAGTTTCATAATCAATTTCAGATACTACACACATTACACAACACAGAATtaacccaaaataaataaataaattcacgTATATCTAGTGTTTTCCTTCACAAGAACGGGGATATGTCAGCACACTTGGAATTTTATAAAGCATTTTTCATTCGATTGATTCGTAGGATCTGAACATATTGTCGTATAGCAATGGAGTGTGCATCTTTGCATATCTATTTTATGCCAAGACAAttgttttgtctcgaagcaatGGCAactttctgttgtagtgaatCGTGATGATGTTTGGCCCAGTTTTCAAACAGagacaaattatgtaagtttaaatttctttaattctattgtctaataatatttttgttacttatactaattttaatgtttttatttttttagaataatatgaTATCTCTTAAAGAAATTGCTGCAGATTCATTTGACGAATCATCTGTCAACGATGTTCAGATCTTTTCTCACATTCTTAGATCacgttttggatatttgaggggcttaGGACGTTGCGTGAAGCTAttatcaacatcatcatcatcttattGAGCCAGATAGAATGACGACAAGACTCAGAAATTGGAGGAAgcaacacttgagatagaacgatggaggtccaaggaaaaagagttgctgACTCGATTAGATCAATCAGTGGATTTAGAGGCGAGATTATAAGAGAGACtgcagttgaataaccaaaaaatatttaaacaattccAGTAAATCGTGATGTCCTAAAACTCTATGTCACCaccacaatcttaaaatttattttttctttaattgcgtttatattatgatgttccaaaatatttgaataattgatgtttgaattacaatttgtataatattagtatgatattttaattaaattttgttctGTATGATTAATACTGTTCGAATGGTAAATAACTAGTTTGAATGGTAAATTACCATTTATAAATCCAATCGAACAAAAACAGACCTATTTGAACAAAAACtaatccattcgaacaaaaatcGAGAAATACAGTTCGTATGTCCattcgaacaacattaatatgcaaaacCTGTTCAAATTTatagaattttcaaaaataaaatgtctgtTCGAATGGatataatttatgttcgaacaaaagtcatttgaaaaatttattggtTCGAACGCATAAAATCTGTTAGAACACTCTGTTCATTCAAAAGTTATTAGTTcgaatcaaaatttcatattactCGAATGGACGGGTTGGTTTGAACtgagaaatatttcattcgaataatgttttgagatgaaataggttcatttagaaaaaaaagtcTCGTTCAAACAGTTTCGGCTGATTTCGCcaaatttcatttctaaaaatgatttttttgagacaaaaagtctccaaaaaccttttgagacagTCTTTTCAAGACAgaataaagataattttttcgtcttcaaaaacattttgggatgaaatttgggttttttgggacaaaatattttgtctcaaaaaacccaATCTCTTATATTGAAACacattttcttgttaatttgtGATGACCAATATATGAGTGATCAACACTAGAACTATCCGATCCGTGTGTGTATTTCCATGTAGATCATGATCAAGCTTTGTGAAATGCTAAATAACTATTATATGCAAGTTCTTGTAATAGGCCGGTGTCtgaaatataatacaaataattaagtttacggcatttttttaataatttaaaatttttggataaatgatgattttacatgatatcaaattaaataaaagttctGAATTTAAGCATTTGTGACTTTACACTCTAcactatttaattaaaatattctacGTGCGGGACAGTCATTCAGACCTTAATATTCGCCATTGTAACATCGAAACAGGTTTGGCATCTTAGAGTGTATACATATGTTAGTCTCAACATATAGTTTCTAATTTTATTCGGTATATATACATCGGTCTCATTTGTATATACCTGGATTTGTAAGCTAGCTGATCAAGAAGCCATGCATGCAGCAAGCGAGTTGGTACGTATATAAGTGGTCAAGCTCTAAATTACCAGAGGTTCGACATGATTGACAACGTACATTGACCGGTTATGCTCATGCATAACTTATGCATGGATCGATGAATCGATGCATTTGCCACTGACCATAGGGGTCCCAGGCCCCAATatgagacatatatatatacatatatatatatatatatatattatttcatcacTGTTTAATTTCTGCTGGTGTTATTTGTGCGTTgatgtgcatgcatgtaatttTAAGCTGCCTTGTATGATAGGTGTATTTTTATTAGCCTTTTCTTCAAAGTTCATACGTACGTATCAGCTTTTTGCAAGTTTGACAAGTCTGATCATCATGATTTCAGTggatattttcataattcataaatatacgttaattcatatttatatttttttaattctcatgcATGTCAATATCATATATGGATGCAACCACGGACTAGCAGCCTATAATAGTCCAATACCAGTAGTACTCCGGTTCTACCGTCTGCATCTTCCATTTTCCGTTAGCTAGCGTGGAACCCATCCCAAATTGGTGAGCTTGAGCCACCATGATCAACAATAATTGGcactataaaattaaaaaaaaaaaaaaaaacgcttatttggtattaattattttctaaaaaaatacttttttttattaaaacagtCAATTATTgtcgtaaataattattttcatcgtaaataatccgtcataaatactttttatttttgcagagCGGAACCCTCAACTTCCGGCCAATATAGCTTTATAGTAACCATCCCCTTATTggtaatatatagttattttgcTTGCAAATTgatgtgaataatatatattgtttataataataataataataataataataataataataattacaataaatgataaaatttaatttggagaaaaaagtttaaaaatttgatgctTGACGAATTTGGTATGAATATCTATTGTGGCCTCTTACATAGATATggactaaataaaaattatccgTCCAAACTTTCTTCCAGCTCACCTgtaaaaccaaattaaaaaatatatatattcaaattagTTGGTTGTAAAAGAGTTTTAAGaggattattatttattttctactaacaattctttaattttataagaattttaaatagaagagatatatacattatatacaaaGCGAATTTtaccatatttattatacttttaacacaaactttaaaagtgttaaaatctTTTACGTTCATCTAGATTAAATATCATACCAGTGAAATGTATATAGCATTCACAAAATGAATACATCATGCTGATTCTTGGTTCTTATCCTTGCAttagaaaaagaattaattagTAGCTGACTTGGCATATGATAATTGTAGCTTTGAAGGTAAGACTACTTGGTCTCTGCTGACCTGAAGATTACTTCAGATATCTTAGTGTTGTACtgtagtaagaaaaaaaatacgagGAACATGACACAGATTTTTCTGGTCGCttaatttagtttttcttccGGCGAAAATCACAACATGActtccataaaaatatttcctaTTTAGCCCAAAAGCTATGGCAGATCATTGACACTTCTCTTTCACTAAACTGTTAATCCTCTAGCCAAGTGGGCAAAAACCAGTCTCCTAAATCGATGGAAAACGGTGTCAACGGGGAGCATGAAGATCTTAATCCAGAAGTGAACGACACTACATCATCATCGAGGTTCTGGATTGAATCAAAAAAGCTATGGTACATTGTCGGTCCCGCAATCTTCAGCCGCGTCGTAAGTTTCTCCTTGAATGTCATTTCTATAGCCTTTGGTGGCCACCTCGGCAACGTTGAACTCGCTGCCCTTTCCATATCCATCAATGTCCTCGTCGGCTTCAATTTGGGTTTCCTGGTAATTCAACTCTGTGCTCTATATCCTGTTTGTCTCTCTGTATGTCTAGAATGCATTTATTCTGAGAGTTTGAAATTTAGTTAGGGATGGCGAGCGCCTTGGAGACTCTGTGTGGGCAAGCCTTTGGGGCGAAGAAGTACCATATGTTGGGAATATACTTGCAAAGGTCATGGATTGTGCTCTTCCTCAGTGGTATTTTGTTCCTACCCATTTACGTTTTCGCTGCTCCGGTTATGAGACTCATTGGACTGCCCGAAGAAGTGGCGAAACTCTCTGAGGTCGTGGCTCTGCGGCTCATACCGCTGCAGCTCGGATTTACGTTTCTGTTGCCAGTGCTACGGTTCCTGCAGTCCCAGCTTAAGACCTTTGTGATTATGTGGGTTTCTTTTGCGGCTTTACTGGTTAACTCGCTGCTTACTTGGCTCTTCCTTCGTGTGTGGGATTTTGGACTTGTTGGTATTGTTGTTGCTTTGGACATCTCTTGGTGGGTTCTGGTTTTAGGGTTGTGTGGGTATGCTATGTGTGGTGGATGTCCTCAAACTTGGACTGGATTCTCTGCACAAGCCTTTACGGGTCTCTGGGAGTTCATCAAACTCTCTGCTGCTTCCGGAGTCATGCTCTGGTATGTACATATTGTAGAAATACCTATTTCTCCTCATCAAAGACCTAATAGGAAGGGTGAAGTAACTCCTTATAAAGTCTATgatgagtttgttcctaagTCATATGAGACTTCTCAACACGCCCCCTCATGTGTGGGTTGACATTTCCGATACCCTCATCGTGGGTAGGTTACAGAAATCCATCATCAGTCATAGGTTAAccagctctgataccatatagaaacATCTATTTCTTCCCATAAAAGGCTTAATAGGAGGAGTGAGGTAACTTTTTATAAAGTTCATAATGAGTTTATTCCTAAACCGTATAGGACTTCTCAACACATACCTCTCAAGTCTCAAGGCGTTTTGAATTCATTTTAGTGTTAAATtccatattcttgtgaaaatcAACACATTTGGTTTATTGGGTTGTAGATAGTTttgttaagaataaaaaatgggTCTTTCGCTGGTGATGAATACAGCTTGGAGAACTGGTATTATACAATATTGATGTTGATGCCTGGCTACTTGAAGAATGCTACAGTTGCAGTGGGTGCCTTGTCAGTCTGGTATGAGATTACTCCTAACACCTGTTTTTTTGTGTGTAATTGgctaaaaattataacatatatatctaCTCTTCTGCAGCATGAACATCAATGGGATCGAGCTCATGATCCATAACGCTTTCTTTGCTGGTGCAGGGTACCATTTCTGACCCCTTTCTGTCACATAATTTTGGTTCTTAAttacttctttttaaaatactaCCCGCTACCCATAGCACACGCTAGATACAGATCGAGGATCTATcctatataatttgtaataaatcCGAATCTATGGGATGCCATACATcacaatataaattttcatgttcTTCCCTTGCTTTTCGTgaagtaataattaataataataattatgttgaTCAGACAAGCACAACTCACACGATGTACACAATGATGCTCTTTAAACTACAACACTACTTTCATGAGGACTTTAGTCAACTTAAGTCTCAAATCGGACAACACTAATAAAGAGTTGTAatcatcaataatattaattatgttggaaacgctttaaaaatatgttatgtgttgatgtcatgtttcgcGGGCCTGGACAACTTCACGCTAGCAGCACTCTGGCTCTTCCTTACAAGAAGGAGAATGGAGGAGCTCGGGAGCCGTAGTACCTCCGACACTCAAGTCTGTTCAAGatagaagatgaagagagaaatgagagttAGAATGAGATGGCAGAGAAGTGTTCAAGAAtgtaagtgtgtgtgtgtgtaaccCCTCTCTCGGCGGAGTGGGGGATATTTATACTTGGTCGGAGTCGGTCCTGAGGTGATGGTGACTAGTCAGGTGGCTCCATACGGGGATCACACTCCCTTGGTAGGCTCTTGCCTTCCGCCAGATCGCCATGAAGGCATGCCACCAACCCTTGGAGTGCATTAGATGTGGCATGGCTCTGGACGAGCTCGCTTTCCCTCCTGCGCCATCTAGGCAGCAGTGTCAGGGACAGGGATGCCTCTGACGGTCAGTTACTCTACCCTGTCGTGTCAAGGTTGGAAGCGTCTCCGTCAAAGGTGCCAAGTCGCACGATCTTCCGTCCTTTTGTCAAGGCTCCTACCTCGTGTCTTTCCTTCTGGGCCGTCCAGGCCCCTCTTAGGTCTTGTACGTGGGCTTGGGGCTCGGGTCTTTATCCTAGGCCTGGCCCTTGGGAATTTCTCCCCTcacaatatgcatgcatgcatgcatggatggtgAGATCGATCTTGAATGATACTAACatgatattgatattattttgatcacttaaaaaacttgtaatatCTAGAGACACGTGGAGTgtaaattatagataattttaGTGAATGGAGATACCATTTTAGAGATCTACAAGAGGGAAGCGGATTCAGCGGaatcctataaaatatataaatatcagtTGCATGTGCCGTTGCATATTATAAAATTGGTGCAATAATTCTGTTTTTTGCCCAAATAAATTGcccaaaaataaagataaacaaTGGggtaacaattaattaattaagacacATCGAACATGATTTGGTAGCACACCATGCATGACTTTTTTGGTCAATTTGGAAATTATAGTCGAAAAAACTGTTAAATTGTTTgcaaaacttgatttttgtcTTGCATGACTATTTTCACGTACAGAGTAAGGGTGGCCAATGAATTGGGAGCTGGTAACGGTAAAGGCGCAAAATATGCAACTATGGTGGCTGTGTCCTATTCGGCTGTGATTGGGCTCTTTTTCTGCATGCTAATCCTAATACTCCGCGACAAGATCGCATACATCTTCACATCAAGCACTGATGTCATCCATGAAATTGACAAGATGTCGTACCTCTTAGGGGCCACAATTCTATTCAACAGTATTCAGCCAGTCTTATCGGGTAATTAAGCAGTTTCATCTAATCATGCAACCAGCTGGTGTATGATCTTTTAGtgcattttatgaaatatttaccCT
Protein-coding sequences here:
- the LOC109010221 gene encoding protein DETOXIFICATION 27-like, which translates into the protein MGSITNGDDEALIHSLFSESSIIDGAENRDAKELASRFWVESKNLWHIVGPAIFSRVVNYSTNVISQAFGGHLGVAELAAISIAINVILGFSFGLLLGMASALETLCGQAFGAKRYDMLGIYMQRAWIVLFLCCILLLPIYIFAAPILKLLGQSDEVAELSELVALWLLSLLFGFGFLFPVQRFLQSQLKTFVIAWASLAALIVNLLSTWLVIYVWDLGVVGIIVALDISWWVSVLALYGYAMFGGCPETWTGFSFQAFSSLWEFIKLSVSSGVMLCLENLKNATLAVDALSICMSINGWKLMIPLSFFAGTGI
- the LOC109020471 gene encoding protein DETOXIFICATION 27-like yields the protein MENGVNGEHEDLNPEVNDTTSSSRFWIESKKLWYIVGPAIFSRVVSFSLNVISIAFGGHLGNVELAALSISINVLVGFNLGFLLGMASALETLCGQAFGAKKYHMLGIYLQRSWIVLFLSGILFLPIYVFAAPVMRLIGLPEEVAKLSEVVALRLIPLQLGFTFLLPVLRFLQSQLKTFVIMWVSFAALLVNSLLTWLFLRVWDFGLVGIVVALDISWWVLVLGLCGYAMCGGCPQTWTGFSAQAFTGLWEFIKLSAASGVMLCLENWYYTILMLMPGYLKNATVAVGALSVCMNINGIELMIHNAFFAGAGVRVANELGAGNGKGAKYATMVAVSYSAVIGLFFCMLILILRDKIAYIFTSSTDVIHEIDKMSYLLGATILFNSIQPVLSGVAVGSGRQATVAYINIGCYYVIGLPVGILMGWVFHLGVMGIWGGMVFGGTAVQTMILVILTMRTDWTMQAEEASKRVSKWTNVPSDSEDHQAEVEH